In Bradyrhizobium sp. CCBAU 051011, the following are encoded in one genomic region:
- a CDS encoding alpha/beta hydrolase: MIGRQAIQQCFISLLLLLIGTSLAFAQPFTRRSSQVQHDGLKKTYEIANFRLGGKYDLSDPSKWQNGGEGGTTLESLGAGKLRTAYIAIGTPRRNSADEITNAVVINSYYSGDSTDMYEQWVKGTALSGGDPVIGPGRPIDTDRYYVIMVDPLGTWGASKPSDGLGIKFPQYSYYDMVQANYRMLRDHLKVARVALITGVSMGGTQTYVWGVMHPEFMGALMPIGGTTQSDAEDPVGNWTFQMMTAAIESDPVWQTTKGDYYKLPKEKHPVPGVAFGWSVLGLTGYDFAYRTTQSFASVQPEVFYWDPPNEKAGLSVTNRAKIYDAVDLVWRNRVGETHNVNPYLGRIQARTMVMHITNDLWLNFKLAERAVDRVPGAQLIAEESPVAHYGVFSIVNHRKNDPKFVAFMDDVASLDRAQQFMDKNYRVPGVAANIDPKKSFWKDFVTYPYPVKYATAKDSRGTSWQIGYMDEYAGTDRNPKVLVIIHGKGAFGGHYGNIMQYALRNGLRVIVPDLPHYGMSGPGNLEMSPARTMQDMREVAYDLVVNQLGVKKATYLGHSLGGQLVIGYALTWPDAVQSLALEAPAGLEEYPREIALAKDKKVRLFDESFARDFDKWKQTWDQTGILAAEIARSEQNIRDFYYFKKRDPATGVVAASKSGYFMNDSEYAKFHTEQRVGLTKANPKDLEQWSNVFIFDIYTMVAELQQDDPKNLYERLTQIKVPIFLAFGDKEPFIPGTAFNGLTDLGRDIITPFMTRMTNAGNRPILKIYPDTGHFIHTDNPVEYPVDVVDFVTRGTIDTSSPLAIDRMIRGAVVSALPVAPTPPGASPTAGLNK; encoded by the coding sequence ATGATCGGAAGACAAGCCATCCAGCAATGCTTCATCAGTTTGCTGTTGCTTTTGATCGGTACCTCACTCGCCTTCGCACAGCCATTCACGCGGCGCTCGTCGCAAGTGCAGCATGATGGGTTGAAGAAAACTTACGAGATCGCCAACTTCCGTCTCGGCGGCAAGTACGATCTATCCGATCCTTCCAAGTGGCAAAACGGCGGCGAGGGCGGCACAACGCTGGAATCGCTCGGAGCCGGCAAATTGCGAACGGCCTACATCGCGATCGGTACGCCCCGGCGTAACTCGGCGGACGAGATCACCAACGCGGTCGTCATCAACTCGTATTATTCCGGCGATTCCACCGATATGTACGAGCAGTGGGTCAAGGGCACCGCGCTGTCGGGCGGCGATCCCGTGATCGGCCCTGGCAGGCCGATAGATACCGACCGCTACTACGTCATCATGGTCGATCCGCTGGGGACTTGGGGCGCCAGCAAGCCATCCGACGGGCTGGGGATCAAGTTTCCGCAGTACAGTTATTACGACATGGTGCAGGCGAACTATCGCATGCTGCGCGATCATCTGAAGGTCGCGCGCGTGGCATTGATCACCGGTGTCTCGATGGGCGGCACACAGACGTATGTCTGGGGCGTGATGCATCCGGAATTCATGGGCGCGCTGATGCCCATCGGCGGTACGACGCAATCGGACGCCGAAGACCCCGTCGGCAACTGGACCTTCCAGATGATGACCGCCGCAATCGAGTCCGATCCGGTGTGGCAGACCACCAAGGGCGATTACTACAAACTGCCCAAGGAAAAGCATCCCGTACCGGGCGTTGCCTTCGGTTGGTCGGTGCTCGGCTTGACCGGCTACGATTTTGCGTATCGCACGACCCAGAGCTTCGCCTCGGTGCAGCCGGAAGTCTTCTACTGGGATCCGCCAAACGAGAAGGCCGGACTCAGCGTGACCAACCGCGCCAAGATTTACGACGCGGTCGATCTCGTGTGGCGAAACCGGGTCGGCGAGACCCACAACGTCAATCCCTATCTCGGCCGCATCCAGGCCCGCACCATGGTGATGCACATCACCAATGACCTGTGGCTGAACTTCAAGCTGGCCGAGCGTGCCGTTGACCGGGTGCCGGGAGCGCAGTTGATTGCCGAGGAAAGCCCGGTCGCTCACTACGGCGTGTTCTCGATCGTCAACCACCGAAAGAACGATCCGAAATTCGTCGCGTTCATGGACGACGTTGCGAGCCTCGACCGGGCCCAGCAGTTCATGGACAAGAACTATCGCGTGCCCGGCGTGGCCGCGAACATCGATCCGAAGAAGTCGTTCTGGAAGGATTTCGTTACTTATCCCTATCCGGTCAAATACGCGACCGCAAAGGACAGCCGCGGCACGTCCTGGCAGATCGGCTACATGGATGAATATGCCGGCACCGACAGGAATCCGAAGGTCCTGGTTATCATCCATGGCAAGGGGGCGTTCGGCGGACATTACGGCAACATCATGCAGTATGCCTTGCGCAACGGCCTGCGCGTGATCGTGCCTGATCTGCCGCATTACGGTATGTCCGGACCCGGCAATCTCGAGATGAGTCCGGCTCGCACCATGCAGGACATGCGCGAAGTCGCATATGACCTCGTGGTCAACCAGCTCGGGGTTAAGAAGGCAACCTATCTGGGCCACTCGCTCGGCGGCCAGCTGGTCATCGGTTACGCCTTGACCTGGCCGGATGCAGTGCAGAGCCTCGCGCTCGAGGCGCCCGCCGGTCTGGAGGAATATCCGCGCGAGATCGCGCTTGCCAAGGACAAGAAGGTGCGGCTGTTCGACGAGTCATTCGCCCGCGACTTCGACAAGTGGAAGCAAACATGGGATCAGACCGGCATTCTCGCCGCGGAGATCGCACGTTCCGAGCAGAACATCCGCGACTTCTACTACTTCAAGAAGCGGGATCCGGCTACCGGTGTCGTGGCTGCGTCCAAGAGCGGCTATTTCATGAACGACAGCGAGTACGCCAAGTTTCATACCGAGCAGCGCGTTGGGCTGACCAAGGCGAATCCGAAGGACCTCGAGCAATGGTCCAATGTCTTCATCTTCGACATCTACACCATGGTGGCGGAGCTGCAGCAGGACGATCCGAAGAACCTTTACGAACGGCTTACCCAGATCAAGGTCCCGATCTTCCTTGCCTTTGGTGACAAGGAGCCGTTTATTCCGGGTACCGCCTTCAATGGCCTCACCGATCTCGGACGCGACATCATTACGCCGTTCATGACCCGGATGACGAATGCGGGCAACCGGCCGATCCTGAAGATCTATCCGGATACCGGGCATTTCATCCATACCGACAACCCGGTGGAGTATCCCGTCGATGTCGTGGACTTCGTGACCAGGGGAACGATCGACACCAGCTCACCGCTTGCGATCGATCGCATGATCCGCGGGGCAGTCGTATCGGCACTCCCGGTGGCGCCGACGCCACCCGGCGCGTCGCCCACGGCGGGCCTGAACAAATAG
- a CDS encoding CoA transferase subunit A — protein sequence MRAVSVEEAVAMIPAGASIMVGGFMGVGTPERLLDEVVRQQKTGLSVISNDAATPGKGIGKLFDAALVSRLTATHIGLNPKAQQQMLANQLAVDLVPQGTFAERIRAGGCGLGGVLTPTGVGTLVAEGKRQVEINGATFLLETALRAQFALVHAFLADYLGNLSYALTARNFNPIMAMAADTVIVTAEHIVPVGVIAPDHVVTPAPLVDYLITNG from the coding sequence ATGAGGGCCGTTTCCGTCGAAGAAGCCGTTGCGATGATCCCAGCCGGGGCGAGCATCATGGTTGGCGGATTCATGGGTGTCGGAACGCCGGAACGCCTGCTTGACGAAGTCGTCAGGCAGCAAAAGACCGGCCTTTCGGTCATCAGCAACGACGCCGCGACGCCCGGCAAAGGGATTGGCAAGCTGTTTGACGCGGCTCTCGTCTCGCGCCTCACGGCGACCCACATCGGCCTCAATCCAAAAGCGCAGCAGCAGATGCTGGCCAACCAGCTTGCCGTCGATCTCGTTCCGCAAGGGACCTTCGCCGAGCGCATTCGCGCGGGCGGATGCGGTCTCGGAGGGGTGCTCACGCCGACCGGCGTCGGCACCTTGGTGGCGGAAGGCAAGCGCCAGGTCGAGATAAACGGAGCGACGTTTCTGCTCGAAACCGCGCTGCGGGCGCAATTCGCCCTGGTTCACGCATTCCTGGCAGATTACCTCGGCAACCTCTCCTACGCGCTGACGGCGCGCAACTTCAACCCCATCATGGCGATGGCGGCCGACACCGTGATCGTGACGGCGGAGCACATCGTGCCGGTAGGCGTCATCGCGCCCGACCATGTCGTAACGCCGGCGCCGCTCGTCGACTACCTCATTACGAACGGGTGA
- a CDS encoding 3-oxoacid CoA-transferase subunit B, producing MDAQTVIARRVAKELRAGDLVNLGIGIPTLVANYVPPDLKVFFQSENGLIGTGPIPEQGLAHPLLTDAGGRPISALPGACTFDSAMSFGLIRGGHVDVTVLGGLQVDAHGHLANWMIPGKMVPGMGGAMDLVSGAKRVIVAMQHAAKGKSKIVAKCTLPLTSTRPVSLVVTDMAVVAFPEGIATLLETAPGVSIAEVVAVTDAELVIPDTVLEMKI from the coding sequence ATGGATGCACAGACAGTCATCGCCCGGCGTGTCGCAAAAGAACTGCGTGCCGGCGACCTCGTGAATCTGGGGATCGGTATTCCGACGCTGGTGGCCAACTACGTTCCGCCTGACCTCAAGGTGTTCTTTCAGTCGGAGAACGGATTGATCGGCACCGGACCGATACCGGAGCAAGGCCTGGCTCACCCGCTTCTCACGGATGCCGGCGGACGCCCGATCAGCGCCCTGCCGGGTGCCTGCACCTTCGACAGCGCGATGTCCTTTGGATTGATCCGCGGCGGCCATGTCGATGTGACGGTCCTTGGCGGCCTGCAGGTCGACGCACATGGACATCTCGCCAACTGGATGATCCCCGGCAAGATGGTGCCGGGAATGGGTGGCGCGATGGACCTCGTCAGCGGCGCCAAGCGGGTTATCGTCGCCATGCAGCACGCCGCGAAAGGCAAATCGAAGATCGTCGCCAAATGCACCCTGCCGCTAACGTCGACAAGGCCGGTGAGTTTGGTCGTGACGGACATGGCTGTCGTCGCTTTCCCCGAGGGTATAGCGACCCTGCTGGAAACCGCGCCGGGTGTCAGCATCGCCGAGGTCGTGGCCGTAACGGATGCCGAACTGGTCATTCCCGACACCGTCCTCGAAATGAAGATCTGA
- a CDS encoding alpha/beta fold hydrolase, with product MPFLSHGSYRIRYELDGPANGPTYVLVNGLTQYSELWAAYRDALVARQFRVATFDLLGQGVSDKPALFINQDDQVAALDLLIGELGDGPVFLSGISFGGLIALRYAILHGKRLSGLVPMSCFAELSPQLLLLGTAMRTGLILGGTGYLQDLLLPMNLSDQWLKPLLDKLDSVKRQGWLVNDLYALQNLMDSFLDFEPLTPQLGSIGAPTMILNGEFDFLTPRALHETLRANIPNSSLVIIPRAYHAFTLEKPALTADLLARFAQDVLAGRWQGNKAVWIAPEEAGGALAPFPAGHDHLRAIPTQRTNP from the coding sequence ATGCCTTTCCTCAGCCACGGATCCTATCGAATCCGCTACGAGCTAGACGGCCCCGCCAACGGCCCCACCTATGTCCTGGTGAACGGGCTCACCCAATATTCCGAGCTGTGGGCGGCGTATCGCGACGCACTGGTCGCCAGGCAATTTCGCGTCGCAACATTCGATTTGCTTGGCCAAGGCGTATCAGACAAGCCGGCTCTATTCATCAACCAGGACGACCAGGTTGCCGCGCTTGATCTGCTGATCGGCGAGCTTGGCGATGGTCCGGTTTTTCTCAGCGGTATCAGCTTCGGCGGCCTGATCGCGCTTCGCTACGCTATCCTACATGGCAAGCGACTATCCGGACTGGTGCCGATGAGCTGCTTCGCGGAGCTCTCGCCGCAGCTCTTGCTGCTAGGCACCGCCATGCGTACCGGGCTCATCCTGGGGGGCACCGGCTATCTCCAGGATCTTCTGCTGCCGATGAATCTCTCCGATCAATGGCTGAAGCCATTGCTGGACAAGCTCGACAGCGTGAAACGGCAGGGTTGGCTGGTCAATGACCTCTACGCCCTGCAGAACCTGATGGACTCCTTCCTCGATTTCGAGCCGTTGACGCCGCAGCTCGGCTCGATCGGCGCGCCGACGATGATCCTGAACGGCGAGTTCGACTTTCTGACGCCGCGCGCCCTGCACGAAACCCTGCGCGCCAACATTCCCAACAGCTCGCTCGTAATCATTCCACGCGCCTATCACGCCTTCACCCTGGAGAAGCCGGCTCTCACGGCCGATCTGCTGGCGCGTTTCGCGCAAGACGTTCTGGCCGGCCGTTGGCAGGGCAACAAAGCCGTCTGGATCGCGCCGGAAGAAGCGGGCGGCGCGCTTGCGCCGTTTCCAGCCGGCCACGACCACCTGCGCGCCATTCCCACGCAGCGGACGAATCCATGA
- a CDS encoding MaoC family dehydratase → MRIFSDFNEIKSALGTEIGTSDWIEVSQQRINQFAEATCDEQWIHIDQERAKKELPGGSTIAHGLLSLALAPLFIRSVIGLKGLRNTLNYGADRIRYLAPVPAGSRLRGRVTVAEAEDVPPDGLRVNYHLVIEIEGGKRPACVAELIALHYR, encoded by the coding sequence ATGCGGATATTCAGCGACTTCAACGAGATCAAATCAGCCCTCGGCACCGAGATCGGCACAAGCGACTGGATCGAAGTCTCTCAGCAACGAATCAACCAGTTCGCGGAAGCGACCTGCGACGAGCAGTGGATTCATATCGACCAGGAACGCGCAAAGAAGGAGCTGCCCGGAGGCAGCACCATCGCCCACGGCCTGTTGTCCCTCGCGCTGGCGCCGCTCTTCATTCGGTCGGTGATTGGGCTGAAGGGTTTGCGCAACACACTGAACTACGGTGCGGACAGGATACGGTACCTGGCGCCGGTTCCGGCGGGTTCAAGGTTGCGCGGCCGCGTGACGGTTGCGGAAGCGGAGGACGTGCCGCCAGACGGCTTGCGCGTGAACTATCACCTCGTGATCGAGATCGAGGGCGGTAAGCGCCCTGCCTGCGTCGCCGAGTTGATCGCCCTGCATTATCGCTAG